A single region of the Nicotiana sylvestris chromosome 6, ASM39365v2, whole genome shotgun sequence genome encodes:
- the LOC104236547 gene encoding transcription factor bHLH68-like isoform X2 — translation MMAGNPTNWWSMLMNGNNMHQQSEHISSSSSSSSHFYGASNSSLADNSNQDFPARSLSQLLLSGFSGDEEKFGISPFHQGGNSEDQNLNSVHIPSPSNFRVNPNIDDVKPELGQLYDYHHHVQNEFQASLQEKLELSTDFTKHAAYTCRPLANSWSQHQDMPSPASSCITTGLLNHNVLNFSSNKNKGELKHQHPDNSSECNSTSSGGISKKARVQHSSAQPSLKVRKEKLGDRITALHQLVSPFGKTDTASVLSEAIGYVRFLQGQIQALSSPYLGNPSGSMGHISQQSFLDRSCLKRRSAI, via the exons ATGATGGCTGGAAACCCTACTAATTGGTGGAGTATGCTAATGAATGGAAATAATATGCATCAACAATCTGAGCATatttcttcttcgtcttcttcttcttcgcatTTTTACGGAGCTTCTAATTCTTCTTTAGCTGATAATTCAAACCAAGATTTCCCAGCTCGCTCATTGAGCCAACTACTTCT GAGTGGATTTTCTGGTGATGAAGAAAAGTTTGGTATTAGTCCTTTTCATCAAGGAGGAAATTCAGAAGACCAAAATTTGAATTCAGTTCATATTCCATCACCTTCTAATTTTAGGGTTAATCCTAATATTGATGATGTAAAGCCAGAGCTTGGCCAATTATACGACTATCATCATCATGTCCAAAATGAATTTCAAGCATCACTACAAGAAAAACTGGAATTATCAACGGATTTTACCAAACACGCCGCATACACGTGTCGACCTCTTGCTAATTCTTGGTCTCAACATCAAGATATGCCATCACCAGCTAGCTCTTGTATTACAACAGGTTTATTAAACCATAATGTTTTGAACTTTTCCAGTAATAAAAACAAGGGGGAACTCAAGCATCAACATCCAGACAATTCATCTGAG TGTAACAGCACAAGCAGTGGTGGAATAAGTAAAAAAGCTAGGGTTCAGCATTCTTCAGCCCAACCTTCTCTAAAG GTAAGAAAGGAGAAGCTAGGGGATAGAATAACAGCACTTCACCAACTTGTTTCTCCATTTGGAAAG ACTGATACAGCCTCCGTCTTGTCAGAAGCTATTGGCTACGTCAGATTCCTTCAGGGTCAAATTCAG GCATTAAGCTCTCCATACTTGGGGAATCCATCAGGAAGCATGGGTCACATTTCCCAACAATCA